GATCGTCTAGGCGATCGGCGAAGGGCTTGGCGTAGAAGATACTGGCTGTTACTCCATGTGCCCGTGCCTCTTCCTCGTTGGGCGGCATGACAGTGGAAACAAGACGGCCTCCCGTGCGGAGGACTTTGTAGGATCGGCTTTGAGTCTCGCCGCCTACGAGGTCGAGAACCATATCGACATTTGTTGCTAGGCTGGTGAAGTCCTGCGAGCGATAATCAATGACCTCGTCGGCTCCCAGACCTAGAGCAAGAGTAAGGCCACTGCCAGACGCGGTCGCAATGACGTGCGCTCCAGCCATGTGGGCGAACTGGACAGCAAAGCTGCCAACGCCGCCTGCGCCAGCATGGATCAGTACCGTCTCACGAGCTGTCAACTTGCCACAGGAGAATAGGGCGTGCCATGCGGTGCTCCCAGCCGTCGGAATCGCACAGCCCTGCGCGGCCGATAGGTTTTCTGGTAGCGGCACGCATGCGCTGGCGGGCGCGACCGCAAAATCGGCAAGACCGCCTCCTGAACCAGCATCAACCCAGGCAATCACTCTGTCGCCGATGTTCCATTGTGTAACATCAGCTCCTACGCACTCAATCGTCCCAGCGAAATCTGTACCGAGCGTGATGGGTATAGTGATATCGAAGAACTGGCGGGCAACCCCTGACGCCACGAGTATATCAAGAGGATTGACGGCAGTTGCCTCCACACGCACAAGCACGTCGTTTTGACCGATATCAGGCATGGGGATGTCTTCTCTGCGAGGCGCTTCTGTGAAACTGTGAATGCGTATGGCTTTCATATGCGATTTCCAACGTTGGGAAAAGGAGGTATCGGTGATATATTTGCGCACCGAGTGCAAGTAAATATATTGCACTAAGTGCAAATATTCAAGTCCCAGATGTGCGAGAGCCCTACCATGGAACACGAGTTGAAACGCAAAGACGGCGTGCGCGAAAAGAAGCGCCGCGAGATGTACCACCGCATCACTGAAGTAGGCCTGAAGTTGTTCGCAGAGAACGGCTATGAAGCCACGACGCTTGATGCGATTGCCGAAGCATCGGGCATCGCCCGAAGAACCTTCTTTAACTACTTCTGCTCTAAGGAAGAAATCATCTTGGCTTGGCAAAATGCGCTGCCGGGTGAGCTACATGCGGAGATACTGCAGCAGGGTGTGGCAGCATCGCCAATCGCGACCATTCAAGCGGCGCTGGTTAGTCAGACGGTAAATATGCGTCCGGATGTCGCGGTATTGATTGGCAGAATTGTGCAGTCGACCGAACAGCTCCAATTGGGCAATCAGGCTAAATTTCTGCGAATGGAGCAAGCAGCCTATGAGGCCCTGTGCGAGCTGTGGCCAGATGTTGCCAGCCGATTCGGCTTACGCCTTGCAGCCATGATTGGTGTCGGGGCAATGCGGCTTTCGATCGACGTATGGGTTGCCGAAGGATGTCAGAGGTCACTAGTTGAGCACCTTGAGGCGAATTTTGCTTGTCTTAAAACCGAACTGGGCGTTTGCTGAGTGCTAGGATAGCTCAGAGCAAAAAGCCTATTAAACCCGCGTAACTGCGGGTTTTTTTACGCCTGACTACGTGATTGTGCTATTTCGCCCACTCCGCCACGCGCTTCAACAACACGGTGTAATGCTGTCAGGAATGCCGCGATGCCACCTTCCTCATAAATATCCTCTAGTGCTGTCTGGAGGTATATTTCTGCGTATTCAGGGCTTTCTCGTAGTTCCGCAACCATTGCATCATCGTGGCTAATGGCTTTTTCGAATGTAGTGGATTGGGTGATGATTGTCATGATGTTACCTCGTTTGATAATCCCACCAGTATTGACTGTTTTATATAACTAGTTATTTTTCATTATTTTTTCTTTGTGTCGATTTCGAGTAAGAGGCTTTATTACTACCGTCCTGATAGCGTTTTGCGGTGTACAAGATGGTCTCCTTGTAAGTCCTCAATCCATTGGGTTTGTAACTTAAAAACGACAACGTTGCAAAGTAGTTTCATTGGATTGGTGTTTCGGGATTAGACAGATTTAAGTGGTGACAAATTATCCAACCACAAACGGTGGCGCAATCTTTTTCTGTACGGTAAAATTACGTACAAAAGGAGGTCGCTATGACTACTACTGCTCGTTTAGATCTTCGGTTGAATGCTCACGATAAAGAACGCATCACTAAG
This genomic interval from Pectobacterium aquaticum contains the following:
- a CDS encoding NADP-dependent oxidoreductase — protein: MPDIGQNDVLVRVEATAVNPLDILVASGVARQFFDITIPITLGTDFAGTIECVGADVTQWNIGDRVIAWVDAGSGGGLADFAVAPASACVPLPENLSAAQGCAIPTAGSTAWHALFSCGKLTARETVLIHAGAGGVGSFAVQFAHMAGAHVIATASGSGLTLALGLGADEVIDYRSQDFTSLATNVDMVLDLVGGETQSRSYKVLRTGGRLVSTVMPPNEEEARAHGVTASIFYAKPFADRLDDLVTTIANRNLKVIIDRAVPFDRFDEAWDRQIYGHARGKIIVLSQ
- a CDS encoding TetR/AcrR family transcriptional regulator is translated as MEHELKRKDGVREKKRREMYHRITEVGLKLFAENGYEATTLDAIAEASGIARRTFFNYFCSKEEIILAWQNALPGELHAEILQQGVAASPIATIQAALVSQTVNMRPDVAVLIGRIVQSTEQLQLGNQAKFLRMEQAAYEALCELWPDVASRFGLRLAAMIGVGAMRLSIDVWVAEGCQRSLVEHLEANFACLKTELGVC